A stretch of the Porifericola rhodea genome encodes the following:
- a CDS encoding mechanosensitive ion channel family protein — protein sequence MEFNIENPLKLVTEKVEGWITDLIAMLPNLVVAILIVVIFYVIARLARKGAVNLFQRVSSNEAVKNLFSNIIFIGFLIAGIFVALGILDLDKTVTSLLAGVGIIGLALGFAFQDIAANFISGVLIAFRQPFKVGDIIENDGHMGTVSEINLRTTTIRTFQGLEVLIPNKQLFQNVVTNYTRTSERRVDLGVGVSYGDDLAKVKKVTIDAVSALDSIDKSREVTLFYNEFGDSSINFSVRFWAKSPKQPDYLQALSDAIMAIQAAYNEHDIMIPFPIRTLDFGIKGGEKLSEMVLHHNNGKPRQTDGA from the coding sequence ATGGAATTTAATATTGAAAACCCTTTAAAATTAGTAACAGAAAAGGTAGAAGGGTGGATCACAGATCTGATAGCTATGTTGCCCAACCTGGTGGTAGCTATTCTGATTGTGGTCATTTTTTATGTAATAGCGCGTTTGGCACGTAAGGGAGCTGTCAACCTTTTTCAGCGTGTATCTTCTAACGAAGCAGTTAAAAACCTGTTTTCTAACATTATTTTTATCGGCTTTTTAATAGCGGGTATATTTGTAGCGCTGGGCATACTTGACCTGGATAAAACTGTTACATCTTTGCTTGCAGGAGTAGGTATCATCGGTTTAGCCTTAGGTTTTGCCTTCCAGGATATTGCTGCCAACTTCATTTCCGGTGTTCTTATCGCTTTTCGCCAACCCTTTAAAGTAGGGGATATTATTGAAAATGATGGGCATATGGGTACTGTTAGTGAAATTAATTTGAGAACTACTACCATACGTACTTTTCAGGGATTAGAAGTTTTAATTCCTAATAAGCAGCTTTTCCAAAATGTGGTTACCAACTATACTCGTACCAGCGAAAGAAGAGTAGATTTGGGAGTGGGTGTTTCTTATGGCGATGACCTGGCAAAAGTGAAAAAAGTAACCATTGACGCGGTTTCCGCTCTGGACAGTATAGATAAGAGTAGAGAGGTTACTCTCTTTTACAATGAATTTGGTGATAGCTCTATTAATTTTTCGGTACGCTTCTGGGCTAAATCTCCTAAACAGCCTGACTATCTACAGGCTTTAAGCGATGCTATTATGGCTATTCAAGCTGCATATAACGAACATGATATTATGATTCCTTTCCCTATACGTACACTGGATTTTGGTATTAAAGGAGGAGAAAAGCTTTCGGAAATGGTTTTGCACCATAATAATGGCAAACCCAGACAAACTGATGGTGCTTAG
- a CDS encoding cytochrome P450, which translates to MTTIPSDPKLDSTLAILKDGYTFIERRCREFQSDIFETRVLGEKAVCIQGQDAAGIFYDPQKFKRKGATPKRIQRTLFGEGGVQGLDGEAHQHRKQAFMSLMSHERVKDLMHLVRAEWLVQIKKWSNKEQLVIFEESKVVMCRAACAWAGVPLSEEKLTQRADDLAMMVDAFGGVGIRNIKGRLARQRSEQWVKHLIIQVRANQIQAQEGTALHMFSHHQDLNGELLDPEIAAVELLNILRPLVAVAWYDTFLALALFQYPQYRKKLQHGSDQDMEDFVQEVRRFYPFTPFLGARVLEEFEWKGHQFTKDRLVLLDVYGTNRGEKYWQKAEVFFPERFREWDESKYNFIPQGGGDFLTNHRCAGEWVTIGAMKVALDILVNHLEYDVPEQDFQYSLDRMPALPHSGFILSNVRLK; encoded by the coding sequence ATGACTACAATTCCTTCTGATCCAAAGTTAGATAGCACACTTGCTATCCTTAAAGATGGTTACACTTTTATAGAAAGACGGTGCAGAGAGTTTCAATCTGATATTTTTGAAACCCGAGTGTTAGGAGAGAAAGCAGTTTGTATTCAGGGGCAGGATGCAGCTGGTATTTTTTATGACCCTCAGAAATTTAAGCGTAAAGGAGCTACTCCCAAAAGGATACAAAGGACTCTGTTTGGAGAAGGGGGCGTACAAGGACTGGATGGCGAAGCACACCAACACCGTAAACAGGCTTTTATGTCTTTAATGAGTCATGAGAGAGTAAAAGACCTGATGCATTTGGTTCGCGCAGAGTGGCTAGTGCAAATAAAAAAATGGAGCAACAAAGAGCAGCTTGTAATTTTTGAAGAGAGTAAGGTGGTTATGTGCCGGGCAGCATGTGCTTGGGCTGGTGTTCCTCTTTCAGAAGAAAAGCTAACTCAAAGGGCAGATGATTTGGCAATGATGGTAGATGCTTTTGGAGGTGTAGGGATAAGGAATATCAAAGGTAGGTTAGCCCGCCAGAGGTCAGAGCAATGGGTAAAACATTTGATTATTCAGGTGCGAGCTAACCAAATCCAAGCTCAGGAAGGTACAGCATTACACATGTTTTCGCACCATCAGGACTTAAATGGTGAACTTTTAGACCCAGAGATTGCGGCAGTTGAACTCCTCAATATTCTTCGTCCTTTAGTAGCTGTAGCCTGGTATGATACTTTTCTTGCGCTGGCGCTCTTTCAGTATCCTCAGTACAGGAAAAAACTTCAACACGGAAGCGATCAGGATATGGAAGATTTTGTGCAGGAAGTTAGGCGCTTTTATCCTTTTACGCCGTTTTTAGGCGCCAGGGTACTGGAGGAATTTGAATGGAAAGGACACCAATTTACTAAAGACAGATTGGTTTTGCTGGATGTTTATGGTACAAACCGTGGAGAAAAGTACTGGCAGAAGGCTGAGGTTTTCTTTCCGGAACGTTTTAGAGAATGGGATGAGAGTAAATACAACTTTATTCCACAGGGAGGAGGTGATTTTTTGACGAACCATCGTTGTGCTGGTGAGTGGGTTACCATAGGTGCGATGAAGGTAGCTTTAGATATACTTGTAAACCATCTGGAATATGATGTTCCTGAGCAGGATTTTCAATACAGCCTGGATCGTATGCCTGCATTGCCTCATAGTGGGTTTATACTCAGTAATGTAAGGCTGAAATAA
- a CDS encoding YegP family protein, which yields MGKFIISKRKNGEFQFTLKASNGQAILSSEGYKTKTNCLKGIASVQKNALNEKRFEKKTSSNGKHYFNLKASNGQVIGSSQMYASEGSCDKGIDSVQTNAPQAVTDDQSAAVPA from the coding sequence ATGGGAAAATTTATCATTAGCAAACGGAAAAATGGAGAATTTCAATTTACCCTTAAAGCAAGCAATGGTCAGGCTATTCTCAGTAGCGAAGGGTACAAGACCAAGACAAACTGTTTGAAAGGTATAGCATCTGTTCAGAAAAATGCTTTGAATGAGAAAAGGTTTGAGAAGAAAACTTCTTCTAATGGTAAGCATTACTTCAACCTTAAAGCCAGTAATGGCCAGGTGATTGGTTCCAGCCAGATGTATGCTTCTGAGGGCTCATGCGATAAAGGTATAGATTCTGTACAGACCAATGCCCCCCAGGCAGTTACTGACGATCAGTCGGCAGCTGTACCCGCCTAG